One genomic segment of Virgibacillus doumboii includes these proteins:
- a CDS encoding LLM class flavin-dependent oxidoreductase, with product MKLSILDQSPISSGKSPQEALQASVELAKAADKIGYTRYWMAEHHDLTGLACPNPDVMLGIVGSQTERIRIGAGAVLLPHYKPYKVAETYNLLATLYPGRVDLGIGRAPGGSAEASMALSGNFLENVKQMPEKLDELLQFLHNDFSEENMYAKINPSPVPAVSPETWLLGTSEKSADLAVEKGLPYVFGHFMSDADGPSIVKKYKESGSKTIVTVSAVCAETTEEAQELALSSQLWNVQRAKGEGDGKVPSVDASKVYSFSEEELETVSRMKQKMIVGNPREVRQQLEQLQARYDTDEIMVVTITHSYKARLRSYELIAEEMMEGKR from the coding sequence ATGAAACTCAGTATATTGGATCAGTCACCTATTTCATCCGGCAAATCACCACAGGAGGCTCTGCAGGCGTCGGTTGAACTGGCAAAAGCGGCTGACAAAATTGGATACACAAGGTATTGGATGGCGGAGCATCATGATCTTACCGGTCTGGCATGTCCCAATCCTGATGTGATGCTGGGAATTGTCGGTTCACAGACGGAGCGCATTCGGATTGGTGCAGGTGCTGTGCTTTTGCCGCATTATAAACCTTACAAGGTGGCAGAAACGTATAATCTGCTTGCAACCTTATATCCGGGTCGGGTTGATTTGGGTATCGGACGTGCGCCGGGAGGGTCTGCAGAGGCATCGATGGCACTTTCAGGAAATTTTTTAGAAAACGTAAAGCAGATGCCTGAGAAGCTTGATGAATTGTTACAGTTTTTACACAATGATTTTTCTGAAGAGAATATGTATGCAAAAATAAATCCATCGCCGGTCCCTGCAGTCTCACCGGAAACATGGCTGTTGGGAACGAGTGAAAAAAGTGCTGATTTAGCTGTCGAAAAAGGATTGCCATATGTTTTTGGCCATTTTATGAGTGATGCGGACGGGCCATCGATTGTGAAAAAATATAAAGAAAGTGGATCCAAAACGATTGTAACCGTGTCTGCTGTATGTGCTGAAACAACGGAAGAAGCTCAGGAGCTGGCCTTAAGCAGCCAATTATGGAATGTCCAGCGTGCGAAAGGAGAAGGGGATGGAAAGGTTCCTTCAGTTGATGCTTCCAAAGTATATTCTTTTTCAGAGGAAGAATTGGAAACTGTCTCACGAATGAAGCAAAAAATGATTGTTGGCAACCCACGGGAAGTTCGTCAACAATTAGAACAATTGCAGGCAAGGTATGATACAGATGAAATAATGGTTGTCACGATTACGCACAGTTATAAGGCACGGTTGAGGTCATATGAATTAATAGCAGAGGAAATGATGGAGGGGAAACGATGA
- the ltaE gene encoding low-specificity L-threonine aldolase: MIDLRSDTVTKPTQKMRRAAFEAEVGDDVYGEDPTLNELEQLAASMLGKEVAMFVPSGTQGNQIAVLTHCQKGQEIILEAESHIFIYEGASISALAGVQPRTVKGQNGVMDPIEVESVIRGNDVHFPETGLICLENTHNRAGGAVVPLEKVKETYEVASENGIPVHLDGARLFNASVATGINVKEYAAYTDSVQFCLSKGLGAPVGSIIAGTEAFIQRARKWRKRLGGGLRQAGIIAAPGLVALRKMVDRLEEDHENARVLASGLNEINGLTVENNVDTNIVLVNTEGVGLTATQLLERLKEAEVLAVPFGPNTVRFVTHFDVTKEEIQTVLGKVAEIV, encoded by the coding sequence ATGATTGATTTACGGAGTGATACAGTAACTAAACCAACACAGAAAATGAGACGAGCTGCATTTGAAGCGGAAGTCGGGGATGATGTATACGGAGAAGACCCGACGCTGAATGAACTGGAGCAACTGGCCGCTTCTATGCTTGGAAAAGAAGTAGCCATGTTCGTCCCAAGTGGAACACAGGGGAATCAGATTGCTGTGCTGACTCATTGCCAGAAGGGGCAGGAAATTATATTGGAAGCGGAATCCCATATTTTTATTTATGAAGGTGCGTCCATTTCAGCACTAGCCGGTGTCCAGCCACGCACGGTTAAGGGACAAAATGGGGTGATGGATCCTATAGAAGTCGAATCGGTTATTCGTGGAAATGACGTTCATTTCCCTGAAACGGGACTTATTTGCCTGGAAAATACCCACAACCGTGCAGGTGGAGCTGTTGTCCCCCTTGAAAAAGTGAAAGAGACATATGAAGTGGCTTCGGAGAATGGGATTCCTGTTCATCTTGATGGAGCACGATTGTTTAATGCATCTGTGGCCACTGGAATTAATGTAAAAGAATATGCGGCATATACGGATTCAGTCCAGTTTTGCTTATCGAAAGGGCTGGGGGCACCCGTTGGCTCGATTATAGCGGGAACAGAAGCTTTTATTCAACGTGCCCGCAAATGGCGGAAACGTCTTGGCGGCGGATTGCGTCAGGCAGGGATTATCGCTGCACCAGGACTTGTTGCACTGCGGAAGATGGTTGACCGTTTGGAAGAAGATCATGAAAATGCGCGAGTGCTGGCATCCGGGCTTAACGAGATTAACGGCTTAACGGTTGAAAATAATGTAGACACGAATATAGTGCTCGTTAATACGGAAGGAGTGGGCTTGACGGCTACACAGTTGTTAGAGAGGTTGAAGGAAGCCGAGGTGCTTGCAGTGCCGTTTGGTCCAAATACAGTTCGTTTTGTAACACATTTTGATGTGACGAAAGAAGAAATACAAACAGTTCTTGGCAAAGTAGCTGAAATAGTGTAG
- a CDS encoding polysaccharide deacetylase family protein encodes MRQLKLLIIIFLLVFTAACDSEKTAEKSPENQIGLDTKEGPDQILDAGDVFNKAEQGLVPSSRFNAINSTIVEVKAEWGEPDRVDNAGEGMYATYAQRNITFGYNKSGQIFDVRSDAEDIQALTIGEVKNALGEPDEVTSYREDQIVAFNLNPIALKFIFRNGSENVHHISVINQEEAQSDYVLDIKGKSNQLSEEGWQNMKNWRKQIINFAQEQNHVYTNGPDKKMVALTFDDGPDDDITPAIVDILSDYNVTGNFFFEGRKVEQHPGIVEKAFEKGNLVLSHGFTHTDLTTMGKEQILSEIERTEKAIESAIGVKPAIIRTPYGETDERVALIAKNNGYSIVLWSIDTLDWSQKESQNIVNNVVDNIRNGDIILMHSNAGRTATKEALPAIIESLQGRNFEIVGLDEMLNIKAYQ; translated from the coding sequence TTGCGTCAACTAAAATTATTGATAATAATTTTTTTACTGGTTTTCACAGCAGCCTGTGATTCTGAAAAAACTGCTGAAAAGTCACCTGAAAATCAGATTGGACTGGATACGAAGGAAGGTCCGGATCAGATTCTGGATGCCGGCGATGTATTTAATAAAGCTGAGCAGGGGCTCGTTCCGTCAAGCAGATTTAATGCGATTAACAGCACGATTGTCGAAGTTAAAGCAGAATGGGGAGAACCGGACCGTGTGGATAATGCAGGTGAAGGAATGTATGCCACGTATGCACAACGAAACATTACGTTTGGTTATAACAAATCCGGACAGATATTTGACGTTCGGTCTGATGCAGAAGATATTCAGGCGTTGACCATCGGTGAGGTGAAAAATGCTTTGGGTGAGCCGGATGAAGTTACCAGCTACAGGGAGGATCAGATAGTAGCTTTCAACCTGAATCCAATTGCGCTGAAGTTTATTTTTCGAAATGGCAGTGAAAATGTTCATCACATCTCGGTAATCAATCAGGAAGAAGCACAATCAGATTATGTGCTGGACATTAAAGGGAAATCAAATCAGCTTTCCGAAGAGGGATGGCAGAACATGAAAAACTGGCGTAAGCAGATTATTAATTTTGCACAGGAACAGAATCATGTTTACACAAATGGCCCGGATAAGAAAATGGTCGCGTTAACTTTTGACGATGGACCGGATGATGACATTACCCCGGCTATTGTTGACATACTTTCCGATTATAACGTCACAGGTAATTTCTTTTTTGAAGGACGGAAAGTTGAGCAGCATCCTGGAATTGTTGAAAAAGCGTTTGAGAAAGGCAACCTGGTCTTAAGTCATGGTTTCACACACACAGATTTAACAACTATGGGTAAAGAGCAGATTTTATCAGAAATCGAAAGGACCGAAAAGGCAATTGAGTCGGCAATCGGAGTAAAGCCTGCCATAATCCGGACACCATATGGCGAGACTGATGAGCGTGTTGCATTGATAGCGAAAAATAATGGCTATTCGATTGTGCTGTGGTCAATAGATACATTGGACTGGTCACAAAAAGAATCGCAAAATATTGTTAATAACGTAGTAGACAATATCCGAAACGGTGATATTATTTTGATGCATTCCAATGCCGGACGTACGGCGACGAAAGAGGCACTTCCCGCTATTATTGAATCATTGCAGGGAAGGAATTTTGAAATCGTCGGGTTGGATGAAATGTTGAATATTAAAGCTTATCAATGA
- a CDS encoding flagellar basal body rod protein, with translation MKKFMLFVGGLITFFILLANLGPMILLGLSVWLLYVIFKQFVKSDSTAGKIGWIIAGLFVLGIGLSNIYAVIGVAAAYVLYLIYKSWKQEDSDPVGQVVEDNDPFTNFERQWAEINR, from the coding sequence ATGAAGAAATTTATGTTGTTTGTCGGTGGGCTGATTACATTTTTTATTTTGCTCGCGAACCTCGGACCTATGATTTTGCTGGGGCTCAGTGTTTGGCTGCTGTATGTCATCTTTAAACAATTTGTCAAAAGTGATTCCACAGCCGGAAAAATCGGCTGGATAATAGCAGGATTGTTTGTACTTGGTATTGGGCTATCCAACATTTATGCAGTAATCGGAGTTGCGGCAGCATATGTGCTGTACCTGATTTATAAGAGCTGGAAGCAAGAAGACAGTGATCCAGTTGGACAAGTAGTGGAAGATAATGATCCGTTTACAAATTTTGAGCGACAATGGGCAGAAATCAACAGATAA
- a CDS encoding PspA/IM30 family protein translates to MTNIFTRIKDSVSADLHHMMDQKEQRNPISALNQYLRQSEQEKDKVRRLIERQYKLRDEFTREYHKAQDMADKRLKQAGVAEKAGEEQMQEFAMKEHEEYQVRADRMKASREEAVQQLETLEQKYEEMKHKLKDMHLRRMELMGRENIAHANHQINKVVDETSEKSFSKFDEMEQYIEGLEYKVNSAFYRSTFDSKIAKLEKEMQEKAN, encoded by the coding sequence ATGACGAATATATTTACCCGTATTAAGGATTCGGTATCAGCTGACCTTCATCATATGATGGACCAGAAAGAGCAGCGTAATCCGATTTCAGCGTTAAATCAATATTTACGCCAAAGTGAGCAGGAAAAGGATAAAGTACGCAGATTGATCGAGCGTCAGTACAAGCTCAGGGATGAATTCACAAGGGAATATCATAAAGCCCAGGATATGGCCGATAAAAGATTGAAGCAGGCCGGCGTTGCTGAAAAGGCCGGTGAAGAACAAATGCAGGAATTTGCGATGAAAGAACATGAGGAATATCAGGTTCGTGCAGACCGGATGAAAGCATCCCGTGAAGAAGCGGTTCAGCAACTGGAAACACTGGAACAAAAATACGAAGAAATGAAGCACAAATTGAAGGATATGCATTTACGCCGGATGGAACTGATGGGCCGGGAAAATATTGCACATGCGAATCATCAAATCAATAAAGTTGTTGATGAAACATCAGAAAAATCATTTTCGAAGTTCGATGAAATGGAGCAATACATCGAGGGCCTGGAATACAAAGTAAACAGTGCTTTTTACCGAAGTACATTCGACAGTAAAATAGCCAAGCTGGAAAAAGAAATGCAGGAGAAGGCTAACTAA
- the liaF gene encoding cell wall-active antibiotics response protein LiaF, whose translation MFQRLSTDTFNWILIIGVILFVIEIAFFHGGMIVSALFSGFMIYIGWKKFTHLWGKILFWLGVVGLIFAILNMLAVRFLILAAIVIFLINYSKSKQEAERIHPELPREVINMDPVTQVKPLFDHKIFGDQNTSDTAYQWRDINIHGAFGDRVIDLSNTVLPNDTAVISIRHMVGNIVVYIPYEVEVSVHHSSIFGRAHILGEQNWKLINQSLLYQTKNYDTAFPRVKIVTSVISGDIEVKRI comes from the coding sequence ATGTTTCAACGTTTGTCGACAGATACGTTCAACTGGATATTGATTATTGGAGTGATTCTTTTTGTAATAGAAATTGCTTTTTTTCATGGTGGGATGATCGTATCGGCGTTATTTTCGGGATTTATGATTTATATCGGCTGGAAAAAATTCACTCATCTTTGGGGCAAGATTTTATTCTGGCTTGGTGTTGTCGGGCTCATTTTTGCCATATTGAATATGCTGGCAGTCCGCTTTTTAATTCTGGCAGCTATCGTTATATTTCTCATTAACTATTCAAAATCCAAGCAGGAAGCGGAGCGTATCCATCCTGAACTCCCCCGTGAAGTCATCAACATGGATCCAGTCACTCAGGTTAAACCGTTATTTGACCATAAGATTTTTGGCGATCAGAATACTTCAGATACAGCCTATCAATGGCGGGATATTAATATTCACGGAGCATTTGGTGACCGGGTAATTGATTTAAGCAACACCGTTCTTCCGAATGATACAGCGGTCATTTCCATTCGCCATATGGTTGGTAATATCGTAGTCTACATTCCGTACGAGGTGGAAGTGAGCGTACATCACAGTTCCATTTTTGGAAGGGCACATATTTTAGGAGAACAAAATTGGAAGCTAATAAATCAATCGCTTTTATATCAAACGAAAAATTATGATACTGCTTTTCCACGGGTGAAAATTGTAACATCCGTAATTTCCGGGGATATCGAGGTGAAACGGATATGA
- a CDS encoding sensor histidine kinase: MSPILRHVFTAILFSLLITLVMIGVTFIAFPLDDWSLLLKKTLYDIPFYVFVVSIPVVAGAIIGITTGWYWRQRLQQVSRHLDEIVKGQKISDDDEPYKELSKIHQHMEQIQEKIRIQTENAQRLATERANEREKSLQEIVVQERNRLARELHDSVSQQLFAASMMMSAINESNPPEDDSLKQQMQMVEKMIHQSQLEMRALLLHLRPVALKGKSLQEGTKELLAELTQKVPMEIDSKLEEFSIDKGVEDQLFRILQESVSNTLRHAKASTLHVMLIERDETIILRTVDNGVGFDMENVRTSSYGLQNMRERAFEIGGTCKVISLPDEGTRLEVKVPTMKKEGESLD, translated from the coding sequence ATGAGTCCAATTCTGCGTCATGTTTTCACTGCGATATTGTTCAGTTTATTGATTACTCTGGTAATGATCGGGGTAACATTCATCGCATTCCCGTTGGATGACTGGTCACTGCTTTTGAAAAAAACATTATATGATATTCCGTTTTATGTGTTTGTTGTCAGTATTCCGGTAGTCGCCGGTGCAATTATTGGTATTACAACCGGATGGTATTGGCGGCAGCGGCTTCAACAGGTTTCCAGACATTTGGATGAAATTGTAAAAGGTCAAAAGATTTCGGACGACGACGAGCCGTACAAAGAGCTGAGTAAGATTCATCAGCACATGGAGCAAATCCAGGAAAAAATACGAATACAAACGGAAAATGCACAGCGCCTTGCTACAGAACGAGCGAATGAGAGGGAAAAAAGTTTACAGGAGATTGTAGTTCAGGAGAGAAACCGTCTGGCAAGGGAATTGCATGATTCTGTCAGTCAGCAGTTGTTTGCAGCGTCCATGATGATGTCAGCAATCAATGAATCCAATCCTCCTGAAGATGATTCTTTGAAACAACAAATGCAGATGGTGGAAAAAATGATCCATCAATCACAACTGGAGATGCGTGCTCTCCTGCTTCATTTACGGCCGGTAGCACTGAAAGGTAAGTCATTGCAGGAAGGAACCAAAGAACTGTTGGCTGAATTAACCCAAAAAGTACCGATGGAAATCGATTCAAAGCTTGAGGAATTTTCAATTGATAAGGGTGTGGAGGATCAGTTATTCCGTATTTTGCAGGAGTCGGTTTCAAACACACTCCGTCATGCGAAAGCCTCAACCCTTCATGTAATGCTGATTGAGCGGGATGAAACAATCATATTACGGACAGTGGATAATGGTGTTGGTTTTGATATGGAAAACGTCAGAACAAGTTCGTATGGCCTGCAAAACATGCGCGAACGGGCTTTTGAAATAGGAGGAACATGTAAAGTGATCAGCCTGCCTGATGAAGGAACACGGTTGGAGGTTAAAGTCCCAACGATGAAAAAAGAAGGTGAAAGTCTTGATTAA
- a CDS encoding response regulator, translated as MINVLFADDHEMVRIGVTAYLSSQPDIDVVAEADDGGDAVRLALELKPDIILMDLVMKEMDGIEATKKIIEQWPEAKIIVVTSFLDDEKVYPALEAGATSYMLKTSKANEIADAIRATHEGQSILEPEVTGKIMNRMREKPVENLHDQLTDRETEILMLVAQGKSNQEIADELFIALKTVKVHVSNILGKLEVQDRTQAVIYAFNHNLVKE; from the coding sequence TTGATTAATGTATTATTTGCCGATGATCATGAGATGGTACGAATTGGTGTGACAGCCTATTTATCATCCCAGCCCGATATCGATGTAGTTGCCGAAGCTGATGATGGCGGGGATGCTGTCCGGCTTGCTTTGGAGCTTAAACCTGATATCATTCTGATGGACCTGGTAATGAAAGAAATGGATGGAATTGAGGCGACGAAGAAGATTATTGAACAGTGGCCTGAAGCTAAAATAATCGTTGTGACCAGCTTTCTGGATGATGAAAAAGTATATCCGGCACTTGAAGCAGGCGCGACAAGCTACATGTTGAAAACGTCAAAGGCAAACGAAATTGCTGATGCAATTCGGGCTACACATGAAGGACAGTCGATTTTGGAGCCTGAAGTAACAGGAAAAATTATGAATCGGATGCGAGAAAAACCTGTTGAAAATCTTCATGACCAATTAACTGACAGGGAAACGGAAATACTTATGCTTGTTGCCCAGGGAAAGTCAAACCAGGAAATAGCGGATGAACTATTTATTGCTCTAAAAACGGTCAAAGTGCATGTCAGCAATATTTTAGGGAAGCTGGAAGTACAGGACCGGACACAGGCGGTAATTTATGCGTTTAATCATAATCTGGTGAAAGAATAA
- a CDS encoding FUSC family protein, translating to MKYLKIAGSRVVKTGVSIFITAWICVLLDWPPVFAVITAIVTIEPTVSDSIKKGVVRFPASAIGSAYAVFFISVFGNSPLTYTLAAVFTIATCFKLKLHAGLLVATLTAVAMVEVIHSNYLISFFIRLGTTTTGLVVSTVVNMFVLPPDYTEEIIRNIKGIRQRTGQAIEKVFRDILEESDENQNSDQNRLNQLNKTIQQTDTLIRFQREETKYHPLVGSEQTQFKSAQNHIKRLRLIHYHLNNLINTPLQRISWSLEERTIILKAITDLAQSLKNEKYYSPDKHQEDLRQLTEIFWDDNEEITKKNDEHPTRFPPELIILYELVSIYNLVERYYKKPQ from the coding sequence ATGAAGTACTTGAAAATCGCCGGGAGCCGGGTTGTAAAAACAGGGGTATCAATATTTATTACTGCCTGGATTTGTGTACTGCTTGACTGGCCGCCCGTGTTCGCCGTGATAACAGCCATTGTAACAATCGAACCAACTGTTTCTGACTCGATTAAAAAAGGTGTGGTACGTTTTCCAGCATCTGCTATCGGGTCGGCATATGCAGTATTTTTCATATCTGTTTTTGGTAATTCGCCACTTACATATACCCTGGCAGCTGTATTTACGATTGCCACATGCTTTAAATTAAAACTGCATGCCGGATTACTTGTTGCAACACTTACCGCTGTTGCCATGGTCGAGGTAATTCACAGTAATTATTTAATTTCATTTTTTATCAGACTTGGGACGACAACTACCGGGTTAGTTGTTTCTACTGTTGTAAACATGTTTGTTTTACCGCCGGACTACACGGAGGAAATCATTCGGAACATTAAAGGGATACGACAGCGAACAGGACAAGCCATCGAAAAGGTTTTCCGTGATATTCTTGAAGAAAGCGACGAAAACCAAAACAGCGACCAGAATAGGCTTAATCAGCTGAACAAAACCATACAGCAGACCGATACATTGATTCGCTTTCAACGTGAAGAAACCAAATATCATCCGCTTGTCGGAAGTGAACAGACACAGTTTAAGTCGGCTCAAAATCATATAAAGAGACTGCGGCTTATCCATTATCACCTGAATAATTTAATCAATACGCCTCTTCAACGTATTTCATGGTCACTGGAGGAGCGAACGATAATCCTTAAGGCGATAACTGATCTTGCACAGTCGCTGAAAAACGAAAAATACTACTCGCCTGACAAGCACCAAGAGGATTTGCGGCAGTTAACAGAGATATTTTGGGATGATAATGAGGAGATTACAAAAAAGAATGATGAACATCCGACCAGGTTCCCGCCGGAATTAATTATTTTATATGAACTTGTCTCCATTTATAATCTGGTTGAAAGATATTACAAAAAGCCACAGTGA
- the aceA gene encoding isocitrate lyase — protein sequence MERNRVEMIQQEWDNAIRWVNVERPYTAEDVVRLRGSIDIEHTLAKKGAEKLWKLVNGDDYVNALGALTGNQAVQQVKAGLKAIYLSGWQVAADANMAGQMYPDQSLYPVNSVPNVVKRINQALQRTDQIHYAEGDDSTDWFAPIVADAEAGFGGQLNVFELMKAMIEAGASAVHFEDQLSSEKKCGHLGGKVLLPAQTVVRNLISARFAADVMGTSTLIIARTDANAADMITSDVDPYDVSFLTGERTAEGFFKTKAGLDQAIARGLAYAPYADLIWCETSEPNLEEAQRFADAIHEKYPGKLLAYNCSPSFNWKRKLSDQEIADFQKELGRMGYKFQFVTLAGFHALNHSMFDLARKYKEHGMAAYSELQQAEFASEIDGYSATRHQREVGTGYFDEVAQVISGGTSSTGALAGSTETEQFTS from the coding sequence ATGGAGAGAAATCGTGTCGAAATGATTCAACAGGAGTGGGATAACGCTATTCGTTGGGTGAATGTGGAGCGTCCATACACGGCGGAGGATGTCGTACGACTACGGGGGTCAATTGACATAGAACACACCCTTGCAAAAAAAGGTGCAGAGAAATTGTGGAAGCTTGTTAATGGTGACGACTATGTGAATGCATTGGGTGCATTAACTGGTAATCAAGCGGTTCAACAGGTGAAGGCGGGGTTAAAGGCGATATACCTGAGCGGCTGGCAGGTAGCTGCAGATGCCAACATGGCAGGACAGATGTATCCTGATCAAAGTCTCTACCCGGTAAACAGCGTTCCTAATGTGGTGAAACGAATTAATCAGGCATTACAGCGTACGGATCAGATTCATTATGCAGAAGGTGATGATTCGACGGATTGGTTTGCACCAATCGTTGCTGATGCGGAAGCCGGATTTGGCGGACAGTTGAATGTATTTGAGTTAATGAAGGCAATGATTGAAGCCGGTGCCTCAGCAGTTCACTTTGAAGATCAGCTTTCATCAGAAAAAAAATGCGGGCATTTGGGCGGGAAAGTATTACTTCCAGCACAGACAGTGGTTCGTAATCTGATTTCCGCCAGATTCGCAGCAGATGTCATGGGAACGTCAACGCTAATTATTGCAAGAACAGATGCCAATGCGGCTGATATGATTACAAGTGATGTTGATCCGTATGATGTATCGTTTTTAACCGGTGAACGAACAGCGGAAGGATTTTTCAAAACAAAAGCCGGGTTGGATCAGGCAATTGCCCGAGGATTGGCATACGCACCATATGCAGACCTGATCTGGTGCGAGACTTCAGAGCCGAATTTGGAAGAAGCACAACGGTTTGCGGATGCAATTCACGAAAAATATCCGGGAAAACTGTTGGCTTACAATTGCTCCCCGTCCTTTAACTGGAAAAGGAAACTGTCGGACCAGGAAATTGCTGACTTTCAGAAAGAGCTTGGACGCATGGGATATAAGTTCCAGTTTGTAACATTAGCAGGGTTCCACGCCTTGAACCACAGCATGTTTGACCTGGCCAGGAAGTATAAAGAGCATGGAATGGCTGCATACTCCGAATTGCAGCAGGCGGAATTCGCAAGTGAAATTGATGGCTATAGTGCTACCCGGCACCAGCGCGAAGTTGGCACAGGTTATTTTGATGAAGTGGCTCAGGTGATTTCAGGTGGTACATCTTCAACCGGGGCATTGGCAGGATCCACCGAAACGGAACAATTTACATCCTGA
- the corA gene encoding magnesium/cobalt transporter CorA produces MIRIVAQTNDNEIVINLTMEDLRKQHFSWVWVDFEAPSQEEIALLESHFHFHPLAVEDCMHELQRPKLDYYDNHSFFVIHAVDKEDLSKKEIDIFLEKNRIVTFHAHASGSINAAFNMFNGINNKEELDEFFVFHQLLDNVVDKYFPIVYDIEDHINELEDNTKQLSMEQLLEQLFDRRGELLKLRQTVHPMRDLLYRVLNTHHLEGIDDRREYFVDIHDHLIKVADMIASNREMTQDIRDSYLSLSSHQTNRTMQMLTVISVIFMPLTFIVGVYGMNFEFMPELDEKYGYFVVWFIMLAIGTLMFFWFKKKGWFD; encoded by the coding sequence ATGATACGCATTGTGGCACAAACAAACGACAACGAGATAGTTATAAATTTGACCATGGAAGATTTAAGGAAACAACATTTTTCTTGGGTCTGGGTTGATTTTGAAGCACCATCCCAGGAAGAAATTGCCTTGCTGGAATCTCATTTTCATTTCCATCCGTTGGCGGTGGAGGATTGCATGCATGAGTTACAGCGGCCGAAACTTGATTATTATGACAACCATTCATTTTTTGTTATTCACGCAGTTGATAAAGAGGATCTGTCCAAAAAGGAAATTGATATCTTTCTTGAAAAAAATAGGATTGTCACATTTCATGCGCATGCTTCAGGTTCGATTAATGCTGCCTTTAATATGTTTAACGGTATAAATAATAAGGAGGAGCTGGATGAATTTTTTGTATTTCACCAGTTGTTGGATAATGTCGTCGATAAATATTTTCCAATTGTATATGATATTGAGGATCATATAAATGAACTTGAGGATAATACAAAGCAATTATCTATGGAACAATTGCTGGAACAACTATTTGACCGACGAGGTGAACTGCTTAAACTCAGACAGACAGTACATCCGATGCGCGATCTGTTATACCGTGTATTGAACACGCATCATCTGGAAGGAATCGATGACCGGCGTGAGTACTTTGTTGATATTCATGACCATTTGATTAAGGTTGCTGATATGATTGCCTCCAACCGGGAAATGACCCAGGATATCCGTGACAGTTATCTTTCATTGAGCTCCCACCAGACGAACCGTACCATGCAGATGCTGACAGTCATATCAGTTATTTTTATGCCACTGACGTTCATTGTTGGCGTATATGGCATGAATTTCGAGTTTATGCCGGAATTGGATGAAAAATATGGGTATTTTGTCGTATGGTTTATTATGCTGGCCATTGGCACATTAATGTTTTTCTGGTTTAAGAAGAAAGGATGGTTTGATTAA